A genomic stretch from Shewanella sediminis HAW-EB3 includes:
- the glyA gene encoding serine hydroxymethyltransferase, protein MLKKDMNIADFDPQLFQAIADETRRQEEHIELIASENYTSPRVLEAQGSQLTNKYAEGYPGKRYYGGCEHVDIAEELAISRAKELFGATYANVQPHSGSQANSAVFMALLQGGDTVLGMSLAHGGHLTHGSHVSFSGKLYNAVQYGIDEATGKIDYAEVERLAVEHKPKMIIAGFSAYSGIIDWGKFREIADKVGAYLFVDMAHVAGLVAAGIYPNPLPHAHVVTTTTHKTLAGPRGGLILSACDDEAIYKKLNSAVFPGGQGGPLMHVIAAKAVAFKEALEPEFTAYQEQVVVNAKAMAKTFIERGYDVVSGGTDNHLFLLDLISKDITGKDADAALGLANITVNKNSVPNDPRSPFVTSGLRIGSPAITRRGFKEEQSVELTNWMCDVLDDITDQGTIERVKNQVLELCARFPVYG, encoded by the coding sequence ATGCTGAAAAAAGATATGAATATCGCGGACTTTGATCCACAACTGTTTCAAGCGATTGCAGATGAAACTCGTCGTCAGGAAGAGCACATCGAACTTATCGCTTCAGAAAACTACACCAGTCCACGTGTTCTGGAAGCTCAAGGTTCTCAGCTAACCAATAAATACGCCGAAGGTTATCCGGGTAAGCGTTATTACGGTGGTTGTGAGCACGTAGACATTGCAGAAGAACTCGCAATTTCTCGCGCCAAAGAGCTATTTGGTGCTACCTATGCCAACGTACAGCCTCACTCAGGTTCTCAGGCTAACTCAGCTGTATTTATGGCACTGCTTCAAGGTGGCGATACGGTATTGGGTATGAGCTTAGCTCACGGTGGTCACTTAACTCATGGTTCACATGTGAGTTTTTCTGGCAAGCTATATAATGCCGTTCAGTACGGGATCGATGAGGCGACAGGCAAGATTGATTACGCCGAAGTTGAGCGTCTTGCCGTTGAGCACAAGCCTAAGATGATCATCGCAGGTTTCAGTGCTTACTCAGGTATCATCGACTGGGGCAAGTTCCGTGAAATCGCCGACAAAGTAGGGGCTTACCTGTTTGTTGATATGGCTCACGTTGCAGGCCTGGTTGCTGCCGGCATCTACCCGAATCCACTCCCGCACGCTCACGTTGTAACGACGACAACTCACAAGACGCTTGCCGGTCCCCGTGGTGGTTTGATCCTATCTGCTTGCGATGATGAAGCTATTTATAAAAAGCTGAACTCAGCCGTTTTCCCTGGTGGTCAGGGCGGTCCTTTGATGCACGTTATCGCTGCTAAAGCGGTTGCGTTTAAAGAAGCACTCGAGCCGGAGTTTACTGCTTATCAGGAGCAGGTCGTTGTGAACGCGAAGGCTATGGCTAAGACGTTTATCGAGCGTGGCTATGATGTCGTTTCTGGTGGTACAGACAACCATCTGTTTTTACTTGATTTGATAAGCAAAGATATCACAGGTAAAGACGCCGATGCTGCCTTAGGACTTGCTAATATCACGGTTAATAAGAACTCAGTTCCCAATGATCCGCGTTCTCCGTTTGTGACTTCGGGTCTTCGTATCGGCTCTCCGGCAATAACTCGTCGTGGCTTCAAAGAGGAGCAGTCGGTTGAGTTGACTAATTGGATGTGTGATGTACTTGATGACATCACAGATCAAGGCACGATTGAGCGTGTTAAGAATCAGGTGCTTGAATTGTGCGCCAGGTTCCCTGTTTACGGTTAA
- the nrdR gene encoding transcriptional regulator NrdR, giving the protein MHCPFCSATDTKVIDSRLVADGHQVRRRRECAECHERFTTFEGAELVMPRVVKQDGSRQPFDEEKLRGGMLRAVEKRPVSMDQIEQALTKIKSTLRATGEREVKSEMIGNLMMDQLVNLDKVAYIRFASVYRAFEDVSEFGDAIAKLQK; this is encoded by the coding sequence ATGCATTGCCCATTTTGCAGCGCAACAGATACAAAAGTGATCGATTCACGTTTGGTCGCAGACGGTCATCAAGTCAGGCGTCGCCGTGAGTGCGCCGAATGTCATGAGAGATTTACCACATTTGAAGGGGCCGAACTTGTCATGCCGCGAGTCGTCAAGCAAGATGGCAGCCGTCAACCATTCGATGAAGAGAAGCTCAGAGGCGGTATGCTAAGGGCCGTTGAAAAACGTCCGGTGTCGATGGATCAAATTGAGCAGGCGCTGACTAAAATTAAATCGACTCTACGTGCAACTGGCGAGCGTGAAGTTAAGTCGGAGATGATCGGTAATCTGATGATGGATCAGCTGGTTAATCTGGACAAGGTGGCCTATATTCGGTTTGCCTCGGTCTATCGTGCATTTGAAGATGTATCTGAATTCGGTGATGCTATCGCTAAACTGCAGAAATAA
- the ribD gene encoding bifunctional diaminohydroxyphosphoribosylaminopyrimidine deaminase/5-amino-6-(5-phosphoribosylamino)uracil reductase RibD yields the protein MWSVEDIEMMSRAIKLARKGLYTTRPNPCVGSVVTKAGQVIGEGFHIRAGGPHAEVYALAMASDNAKGATAYVTLEPCSHHGRTPPCAEALIKAGVARVVVAIEDPNPQVSGRGIKMLTDAGIQVDVGLLNVEAGDINPGFMKRMQSGLPKITVKLASSLDGKTALNNGVSKWITGSEARRDVQRLRARHCALVTGIETVLIDDPSLNVRHSELGVLANELAPSEIHQPLRVILDSRARLTKGFKLFSVNSPILLVSCTDYPLEEQTAWPEHVSHLKLPADDCGRVVLSLLFKHLGQSCNSVLIEAGATLAGSVIEQGHGDELVLYQAMKILGSAGRNLISLPGYEAMADIPAVELIDERKLGKDTRLTLKIRS from the coding sequence ATGTGGTCTGTAGAAGATATTGAAATGATGAGCCGCGCAATTAAACTTGCGCGTAAAGGGCTATACACCACCAGGCCTAACCCTTGTGTTGGCAGTGTGGTGACTAAAGCAGGTCAGGTCATTGGTGAAGGATTTCATATCAGGGCGGGTGGCCCTCATGCCGAAGTGTATGCATTAGCCATGGCGAGCGACAATGCTAAGGGCGCTACCGCCTATGTCACGCTCGAGCCATGCAGTCATCATGGCCGCACTCCTCCATGCGCAGAAGCCTTGATAAAGGCTGGTGTTGCACGTGTGGTTGTGGCAATAGAAGATCCAAACCCTCAGGTATCCGGACGCGGGATTAAAATGCTCACGGACGCCGGTATCCAGGTTGACGTTGGCCTGTTGAATGTCGAGGCCGGCGATATCAATCCGGGCTTTATGAAGCGTATGCAGTCCGGACTGCCAAAGATCACTGTGAAGTTAGCGTCTAGCTTAGATGGTAAGACAGCCCTTAACAATGGCGTCTCCAAGTGGATAACAGGCAGTGAAGCCAGACGTGATGTTCAGCGCCTAAGGGCCAGGCATTGCGCCTTAGTAACCGGCATCGAGACTGTGCTTATTGATGACCCATCGCTGAATGTGCGTCATAGTGAGCTGGGCGTGTTGGCCAACGAGCTTGCCCCGAGTGAGATCCATCAACCACTTCGGGTCATACTGGATAGCAGAGCAAGGTTAACCAAGGGGTTTAAACTTTTTTCAGTCAATAGTCCCATCTTGCTGGTCTCCTGTACCGATTACCCTCTCGAAGAGCAAACGGCCTGGCCTGAGCATGTATCCCATCTCAAGTTGCCAGCCGATGATTGCGGTCGTGTCGTTTTATCACTCCTGTTTAAGCATCTTGGACAATCATGTAACTCAGTGCTTATCGAAGCCGGTGCGACCTTGGCGGGGAGTGTTATCGAGCAAGGCCATGGGGATGAGCTGGTATTATATCAAGCGATGAAAATATTAGGGTCGGCCGGGCGTAATTTAATCTCACTGCCCGGCTATGAAGCGATGGCAGACATTCCAGCCGTCGAGTTAATTGATGAGCGTAAATTGGGTAAAGATACCCGTTTAACGTTAAAAATAAGGTCATAA
- a CDS encoding riboflavin synthase, with protein MFTGIIESVGTLRKIERLGDDIRLNVASGKLDLGDVRLGDSIATNGVCLTVVECLSDGYVADISAETVSLTGFAKYQVGTMVNLEKAVTPTTRLGGHMVSGHVDGIASVDDRQFRGKAIEFWLTAPSILARYIAHKGSITIDGVSLTVNEVIDNRFRLTIVPHTAGETTLVSLKAGDAVNIEVDLIARHLERLMTYSSDTAGVPESNVTMDLLARSGFLR; from the coding sequence ATGTTTACTGGGATCATAGAGTCAGTCGGTACACTGAGAAAAATTGAACGTTTAGGTGATGACATTCGCTTGAACGTTGCCAGTGGTAAACTCGATTTAGGCGATGTTCGTTTAGGCGACAGTATTGCAACCAACGGAGTCTGTCTCACCGTCGTTGAGTGTCTGAGTGATGGTTATGTTGCAGACATTTCGGCTGAAACCGTAAGTTTAACCGGGTTTGCCAAGTATCAGGTCGGCACTATGGTCAATCTGGAAAAAGCGGTGACCCCGACGACCCGTCTTGGTGGTCATATGGTCAGCGGTCACGTAGACGGCATCGCTTCTGTTGATGACAGACAGTTCCGTGGTAAGGCTATTGAGTTTTGGCTCACAGCACCTTCGATCTTAGCACGCTATATTGCTCATAAAGGTTCGATCACTATTGACGGTGTCAGTCTTACAGTCAATGAAGTGATCGATAATCGCTTTAGATTAACCATAGTGCCTCACACCGCAGGTGAAACGACACTGGTCAGTCTGAAGGCGGGTGATGCAGTAAACATCGAAGTGGATCTTATTGCACGTCACTTAGAAAGATTAATGACTTACTCAAGCGACACGGCCGGAGTGCCAGAGTCCAATGTGACTATGGATCTGTTAGCTCGCTCAGGTTTTTTGCGTTAA
- the ribBA gene encoding bifunctional 3,4-dihydroxy-2-butanone-4-phosphate synthase/GTP cyclohydrolase II: MSLHSIEEIIEDIRLGKMVILMDDEDRENEGDLIMAADMVTPEAVNFMATYGRGLICQTLTKSRCQQLNLPLMVTNNNAQFSTNFTVSIEAAEGVTTGISAQDRAVTVLAAVGKDAKPTDIVQPGHIFPLMAQEGGVLIRAGHTEAGCDLARLAGSEPSAVIVEILNDDGTMARRPDLEIFAEKHGLKMGTIADLIEYRNTKETSVVREAQCKLPTRFGEFDMLTFRDTIDNQLHYVLIKGEVKEDVLVRVHLQNTFNDLLHSERDQQRSWPLEKAMQRIADDGGVLVLLGHQEHSSDILAKVKTFELEDSGQAVAPAKWHGTSRQVGVGSQILANVGVTKMRLLSSPKRYHSLSGFGLEVTGYIAE, encoded by the coding sequence ATGTCGTTACACAGTATAGAAGAGATCATCGAAGATATTCGCCTCGGTAAAATGGTTATCTTGATGGACGATGAAGATAGAGAAAACGAAGGTGACTTGATCATGGCTGCCGACATGGTGACGCCTGAAGCCGTTAACTTTATGGCGACCTATGGCCGTGGTTTGATCTGTCAGACCTTAACTAAATCACGTTGTCAGCAGTTGAACTTGCCCTTGATGGTAACGAACAATAATGCTCAGTTTTCAACTAACTTTACCGTCTCTATCGAAGCGGCAGAAGGGGTTACGACGGGTATTTCTGCTCAAGATCGAGCCGTTACTGTGCTTGCGGCTGTAGGTAAAGATGCGAAACCTACGGATATCGTTCAGCCTGGTCATATTTTCCCATTGATGGCGCAAGAGGGCGGAGTGCTTATTCGTGCCGGCCATACTGAGGCGGGTTGTGATTTAGCACGTTTGGCAGGCTCTGAACCTTCGGCGGTAATCGTTGAAATTCTTAATGACGATGGCACTATGGCCCGTCGTCCCGATCTTGAGATCTTCGCCGAAAAGCATGGTCTTAAGATGGGTACCATTGCCGATTTGATTGAATATCGAAATACCAAAGAGACCAGTGTTGTGCGTGAAGCGCAATGTAAGTTACCAACTCGTTTCGGTGAGTTCGATATGTTGACCTTCAGAGATACCATAGATAATCAGCTGCATTACGTGCTGATTAAGGGGGAGGTCAAAGAGGATGTGCTGGTACGAGTGCATCTGCAGAACACGTTCAATGACCTGTTGCATTCAGAACGCGATCAACAGCGTAGCTGGCCACTCGAAAAGGCAATGCAACGTATTGCCGATGATGGTGGTGTATTGGTGTTACTGGGTCATCAAGAACATAGCAGTGACATCCTGGCGAAAGTAAAAACATTTGAACTGGAAGATAGCGGTCAAGCGGTTGCACCTGCTAAATGGCATGGGACTTCTCGTCAGGTCGGGGTCGGTTCACAGATCCTTGCTAATGTCGGTGTGACAAAGATGCGTTTATTAAGCTCGCCAAAGCGTTATCATTCACTTTCCGGGTTCGGTTTAGAAGTCACAGGCTATATCGCCGAGTAA
- the ribH gene encoding 6,7-dimethyl-8-ribityllumazine synthase translates to MNVVQGNIESKNAKIAIVVSRFNSFLVESLLEGAVDTLKRFGQVSDENITVVRVPGAVELPLAARRVAASGKFDGIIALGAVIRGGTPHFDFVAGECNKGLAQVALEFDLPVSFGVLTTDTIEQAIERSGTKAGNKGGEAALGLLEMVNVLQELEQQLQD, encoded by the coding sequence ATGAACGTAGTTCAAGGTAATATCGAGTCGAAAAACGCCAAGATCGCTATCGTAGTTTCACGCTTCAATAGCTTCCTTGTTGAGAGCCTACTTGAAGGTGCGGTTGATACGCTTAAACGTTTCGGTCAAGTCTCTGATGAAAATATCACAGTAGTACGTGTTCCTGGAGCGGTTGAGTTACCACTTGCAGCGCGTCGTGTTGCTGCCAGCGGTAAATTTGATGGGATTATTGCACTGGGTGCAGTTATCCGTGGTGGTACGCCACATTTTGATTTTGTTGCAGGTGAGTGTAACAAAGGTTTAGCTCAAGTCGCACTTGAGTTCGATCTTCCTGTTTCATTCGGTGTGTTAACTACCGATACCATAGAGCAAGCCATTGAGCGCTCTGGTACTAAAGCGGGTAATAAGGGTGGCGAAGCTGCACTTGGCCTGCTTGAAATGGTTAATGTACTGCAAGAACTAGAACAGCAGTTGCAAGATTAG
- the nusB gene encoding transcription antitermination factor NusB has protein sequence MKPSERRKARRLAVQAIYSWQLSGNNIADVEHEFLTEQKIDGIDVAYFRELLSGTATKQAQIDEQIIPHIERPYNEVSPIEKAVLRLATYELTFRKDVPYKVAINEAIELAKAFGAEDGHKFVNGILDKIVGRK, from the coding sequence ATGAAGCCTTCTGAGCGCCGTAAGGCCCGCCGTTTAGCCGTTCAAGCCATTTACTCTTGGCAGTTAAGTGGAAATAACATTGCTGATGTTGAGCATGAATTTCTAACTGAGCAAAAGATTGATGGTATCGATGTTGCCTACTTCCGTGAGCTACTATCGGGAACAGCGACAAAACAGGCTCAAATAGACGAGCAAATTATCCCTCACATTGAGCGTCCTTATAATGAGGTCTCTCCAATTGAGAAAGCCGTGTTAAGACTGGCGACTTATGAGCTTACATTCCGTAAAGATGTGCCTTATAAAGTTGCAATTAACGAAGCTATCGAATTAGCTAAAGCGTTCGGTGCTGAAGATGGCCATAAGTTTGTAAACGGTATTCTCGACAAGATTGTAGGTCGTAAGTAA
- the thiL gene encoding thiamine-phosphate kinase has product MKEFQLIENFFTNRSLSRRDVELSIGDDCALVQPAVNKSIAISCDTLVENVHFYPDIPPQALGYKSLAVNLSDLASMGAEPAWMTLALTLPDVNEQWLTEFSSGLFDAAEYYGVALIGGDTTRGPRSITITINGQVPTGKALTRGGAKNGDWIYVTGTIGDSALGLDVIRGKRHVDPEHHEYLVNRHYYPTPRVLAGQSLRGLASSAIDLSDGLASDIKHMLKRSQVGAVIDVNRLPISSAVTDSVSKDEALNYALMGGEDYELLFSVPEAQKGALETALANAGVQFTQVGQITTGDSVKLIRDGERFIPNNIGFEHFS; this is encoded by the coding sequence GTGAAAGAATTCCAATTAATAGAAAACTTCTTCACTAATCGTTCTCTCTCTCGCCGTGATGTAGAGCTAAGCATAGGTGATGATTGCGCGTTGGTTCAGCCTGCTGTGAATAAATCTATCGCCATCTCTTGCGATACCTTGGTTGAGAATGTCCACTTTTATCCCGATATTCCACCTCAGGCTCTGGGGTACAAATCACTAGCAGTCAATCTTTCCGATCTCGCCTCCATGGGCGCAGAACCTGCCTGGATGACACTGGCATTAACCCTACCGGATGTGAATGAGCAATGGCTGACAGAGTTCAGCTCAGGTTTGTTCGATGCAGCCGAGTATTATGGGGTGGCATTAATTGGGGGCGATACGACTCGCGGACCTCGCTCAATTACTATTACGATAAACGGCCAAGTTCCTACGGGAAAAGCGTTAACCCGTGGCGGAGCCAAAAATGGTGATTGGATCTACGTCACCGGTACCATTGGTGATTCGGCCCTTGGACTCGATGTGATTCGTGGTAAGCGACACGTCGATCCTGAGCACCATGAATATCTGGTTAACCGGCATTATTACCCGACGCCGCGCGTGCTTGCGGGACAATCTTTAAGAGGGCTGGCATCGAGTGCTATCGATCTTTCCGATGGTTTGGCATCTGACATTAAACATATGCTTAAACGTTCACAAGTCGGCGCCGTGATTGATGTTAATCGGTTGCCCATATCGAGTGCGGTGACAGACTCCGTGTCAAAGGATGAAGCATTAAACTACGCTTTAATGGGCGGAGAAGATTACGAGTTACTGTTTAGTGTTCCGGAAGCGCAGAAGGGAGCGCTCGAAACGGCCTTGGCCAATGCCGGAGTCCAGTTTACTCAAGTAGGACAGATCACTACGGGTGATTCTGTAAAATTAATTCGCGACGGAGAGCGTTTTATACCGAATAACATAGGTTTTGAGCATTTTTCCTGA
- a CDS encoding phosphatidylglycerophosphatase A family protein, producing the protein MNIFSKDEALTRLSLANPVHFLALGFGSGLAAKAPGTFGTLAAIPLYLIMAPLSLPWYLALTLLSVIAGFYICDKAAKDMGVHDHGAIVWDEIAGLLITMIAAPAGWVWLLVGFALFRFFDIIKPWPIRWLDAKVKGGFGIMIDDVLAGGFALACLQGLAYYLG; encoded by the coding sequence ATGAATATATTCTCCAAAGATGAAGCGTTAACTCGTCTTTCACTAGCTAATCCCGTTCATTTTTTGGCTTTAGGTTTTGGTTCTGGCCTGGCAGCTAAGGCTCCCGGGACTTTTGGCACCTTGGCTGCCATTCCCTTGTACCTAATCATGGCTCCCTTGAGCTTGCCTTGGTATCTGGCGCTAACACTTTTGAGTGTGATTGCCGGTTTTTATATCTGTGACAAGGCAGCTAAAGATATGGGCGTACATGACCATGGCGCAATTGTCTGGGATGAGATAGCCGGTCTGCTGATCACTATGATTGCGGCGCCAGCTGGCTGGGTTTGGTTACTGGTTGGTTTCGCCCTGTTTCGCTTTTTCGATATCATTAAGCCTTGGCCTATTCGTTGGTTAGATGCCAAGGTAAAAGGTGGCTTTGGTATCATGATAGATGATGTACTTGCGGGGGGCTTCGCTCTTGCTTGCCTGCAGGGGCTAGCCTACTATTTGGGGTAA
- a CDS encoding class I SAM-dependent methyltransferase has translation MDQTTSKVKNMYEQYPYPSGDPTIRAGFDIRLLLSYVAKKRGTDRPLQVLDAGCGRGPGVLGAASLQPNVMFTAIDINSVGLAEARANAQARGLTNINFVQADLMTLEGVEVPPGGFDVIYSSGVLHHLADPQMGLNNLTSILAPHGVISLMLYGSYGRQALYRLIEGIDILSSNEDAIESRLPLARALTEVADTSIFKGNYWQGTYRNPDVEFVDTCLNVNEISYDITSLWQFIDNAGMKFIRWTDPDAWSVDKRFKDPQLLARLKELSLTEQYRVIERLFEMPKLEFIICKADNYAAPVVTIDEIESSQFAVNPEASFSVEKRNLDHSQRIEGVSFKVRNRKSQTVTDPTLAQVMLLLTEQTTCFTGGEMINVLGQNGADKNSAIGVIYELLEKEIIFIP, from the coding sequence GTGGATCAAACGACCAGCAAAGTAAAGAATATGTATGAGCAATATCCCTACCCGTCAGGCGACCCGACCATTAGGGCGGGATTTGATATCAGATTACTCTTGAGCTATGTCGCAAAGAAAAGAGGGACGGACAGGCCTCTTCAGGTTTTAGATGCAGGATGTGGGCGTGGTCCTGGTGTCCTTGGCGCCGCTTCGCTTCAACCCAATGTGATGTTTACCGCTATCGACATCAACAGTGTTGGTTTAGCCGAAGCACGAGCCAATGCTCAGGCTCGTGGGCTCACCAATATTAACTTCGTGCAAGCCGATCTTATGACCTTAGAGGGGGTGGAAGTACCTCCAGGTGGTTTCGATGTCATCTACTCTTCGGGAGTATTGCATCACTTAGCCGATCCTCAAATGGGCCTCAATAACCTGACTTCAATTCTTGCTCCCCATGGTGTGATCTCTTTAATGCTCTATGGCAGTTATGGACGACAAGCCCTATATAGACTCATTGAAGGGATAGATATCCTCTCTTCTAATGAAGATGCCATAGAGAGCCGCTTACCACTGGCTAGAGCATTGACTGAGGTGGCTGATACTAGCATTTTTAAGGGTAATTATTGGCAAGGCACCTACAGAAACCCTGATGTCGAGTTTGTCGATACCTGCTTGAATGTAAACGAGATTAGTTATGATATAACCTCGTTATGGCAGTTTATAGATAATGCTGGAATGAAGTTTATTCGTTGGACCGACCCCGATGCCTGGTCTGTGGATAAACGTTTTAAAGATCCTCAACTGTTAGCCAGGTTAAAGGAGTTGAGTCTGACTGAGCAGTATAGGGTGATTGAAAGGTTGTTCGAAATGCCCAAGTTGGAGTTCATCATATGTAAAGCCGATAATTATGCGGCACCGGTGGTTACAATAGATGAGATTGAATCGAGTCAATTTGCCGTGAATCCGGAAGCCTCATTTTCTGTAGAAAAGCGGAACTTAGATCATTCCCAACGAATTGAGGGCGTCAGCTTTAAGGTGAGAAACAGGAAAAGTCAAACGGTAACGGATCCGACTCTGGCTCAAGTCATGCTACTGCTTACCGAACAAACCACCTGTTTCACCGGTGGTGAGATGATTAATGTACTAGGTCAGAATGGTGCAGATAAAAACTCGGCTATTGGGGTGATTTACGAATTACTTGAGAAAGAGATTATTTTTATCCCTTAA
- the recN gene encoding DNA repair protein RecN, protein MLCQLSINNFAIVRFLELDFKPGMTSITGETGAGKSIAIDALGLCLGNRADTNTLRPGATKAEFSARFSLGDVPLAKRWLEDNDLELGDECILRRTIGGDGRSRAYINGNPVPLAQIKNLGQLLIGIHGQHAHHAMLKSEHQLTLLDSYANHRLLLESVSSSFQRSKLIEKELKILQQSQHERIARKQLLQYQVEELNEFALSDGEFEQIEAEHKRLANGTALIEACRNELFILQDNDQGSVESLINAGIGQAQELESYDPQLNSVVNMLNEALIQVQESSSELERYLEGLELDPEHFSYLEQRLSKVMLLSRKHQVTPTDLYAHHQTLVGELTSLDSDEEALTSLQEQVDASRANFIAHAKKLSLSRIRYAKELDKKVTQSIHELSMPKGKFCISVNFNESHISPNGCDNIEFLVTTNPGQPLQPISKVASGGELSRIGLGIQVITAKKVSTPTLIFDEVDVGISGSTAAVVGKMLRSLGESTQVLCVTHLPQVAGKGHQHMFVNKQSRAGKTETSMVPLDKTQRIEELARLLGGDVITSNTLANAKELLHS, encoded by the coding sequence ATGCTTTGCCAACTCAGTATCAATAACTTTGCCATCGTCCGCTTTCTGGAGCTTGATTTCAAACCTGGAATGACGAGTATCACAGGCGAAACGGGTGCGGGTAAGTCGATAGCAATTGATGCTTTAGGACTCTGTCTGGGTAATCGAGCCGATACCAATACGCTCAGGCCTGGGGCGACTAAGGCTGAGTTTAGTGCCAGGTTTTCTCTGGGTGATGTGCCACTGGCGAAGCGATGGCTTGAAGATAATGACCTTGAGTTGGGTGATGAATGTATCCTGAGGCGCACTATCGGCGGTGACGGCCGCTCCAGAGCTTACATTAATGGTAACCCTGTGCCATTAGCCCAAATTAAAAACCTTGGACAGCTCTTAATCGGGATCCACGGCCAGCATGCTCACCATGCAATGCTAAAAAGTGAACACCAACTGACCCTACTCGACAGCTACGCCAACCATAGGCTATTGCTGGAGTCTGTATCGAGCAGTTTCCAACGGAGTAAGCTTATCGAAAAAGAACTTAAGATACTTCAACAATCACAGCATGAACGCATAGCCAGAAAACAACTGCTTCAGTATCAGGTTGAAGAGCTGAACGAGTTTGCCCTATCCGACGGAGAGTTTGAACAGATAGAGGCAGAGCATAAGAGACTGGCAAATGGTACTGCGCTGATTGAAGCATGTCGTAATGAACTCTTTATCCTGCAAGACAATGACCAAGGCAGTGTAGAGTCACTCATCAACGCCGGAATAGGTCAGGCTCAGGAACTAGAAAGCTATGATCCACAGCTAAATAGTGTGGTTAACATGCTAAACGAGGCACTCATTCAAGTTCAAGAGAGCAGTAGCGAACTGGAACGTTATCTTGAAGGATTGGAACTCGACCCGGAGCACTTTTCCTACCTCGAGCAACGACTTTCGAAAGTCATGCTCCTGTCTCGAAAACATCAAGTGACTCCCACTGATCTCTATGCACACCACCAGACTCTGGTCGGCGAGCTTACATCACTCGATTCTGACGAGGAAGCACTCACTTCACTGCAGGAGCAGGTTGATGCGAGTCGGGCAAACTTCATCGCTCATGCAAAAAAACTCAGCCTGAGCCGCATCCGTTATGCCAAAGAGCTTGATAAGAAAGTCACTCAATCTATTCACGAATTGAGTATGCCCAAAGGAAAGTTCTGTATCTCGGTAAACTTCAATGAATCTCATATCTCCCCTAACGGCTGTGACAATATAGAGTTTCTGGTTACCACTAACCCGGGGCAACCACTACAACCCATATCTAAAGTCGCTTCGGGTGGTGAATTGTCACGTATCGGTTTAGGTATTCAGGTGATCACCGCCAAGAAGGTCTCCACGCCGACACTGATATTCGACGAAGTCGATGTAGGGATATCGGGCTCGACCGCAGCGGTCGTAGGTAAAATGCTTCGTAGCTTAGGTGAATCGACTCAGGTTCTGTGTGTAACTCACCTGCCTCAAGTGGCTGGTAAGGGCCATCAACATATGTTCGTCAATAAGCAGAGCAGAGCCGGGAAAACAGAAACCTCTATGGTGCCATTAGATAAGACACAGCGCATCGAGGAGTTGGCTCGGTTACTGGGTGGCGATGTTATCACCAGCAACACACTAGCCAATGCGAAAGAGCTTTTACACTCCTAG